CGCATGCTGTTCAGCATCTGCTCCAGCAGGATGGTTTCAAACTCCTTGCAGGCTTCCTTGAGAGCCTGCTGATCGCCGGCTTTGGGGGCCTTCGGGGTGTTCAGCGGCCTGTAACTCTCCATCATCTGCAGGGTATTCAATTCCATCTTACATTACCTCCAGGGTTCCGTAGAGAGCTCCGGCATGATCAACGGCCTGCAGGATTTCGATAAGACCCTTGGTATCGACCCCGATCTCCCGCAGAAGGTCAACAAAGTCCTCAACAGTCGGCCGCTGCTCAATCAGGAAGCTCTCACTCTCCTTATCGGAATAAAGATCGTCATCCATTATGCTGATTTTCAGCCCCTGATACGAGACTGCCACCTTTCCTATGCGGACGTCTTTTCCCATCACCACAACACCGGTGCGGGGATTGACCACCACCCGGTCGGTAAAGCCGGGGGGTACGCTGAGGTTCTCGAGCTGGGCAATCATTTCCACCGTTCGTTCTGCGTACTCTTCGGGAATCCGCACACTGATCCGGGCTGCATCGGCAAAGGCCACCTCAAACTCACTGTTCTCCCGGATGGCCCTGGAAACCGCCGCGGCAGTACTGAAATCAGGTTCCTTGAGAAGAATGCTGACCGTACCGTTTTCGCTGACCCGGGAGTTTACCGCCCGTTCCATTATTCCGCCGCCGGGCAGAGAAGCTACAGTATCGTTGGAGGAACCGCTTATACCCGGGATACTGCCCTGGGCCACAGCGTATACGGCACCGTCCGCTCCTTTCAGGGCTGTCTGCAGAAGCACCCCGCCGATCAGGGATTTTGCATCGCCGATACTGGACACCCGTACGCTTATACGCTCTCCCGGCTGCACATAGGCGGGAAGATCCGCGGTCACCAGCACCACGGCGCTGTTCTTGCTGCGGATATCCCGTTCGCTCACCTGCTCAGCAAAGTTGGATACCATGTTTGCCAGAAAGCGCCTCATAAGGGGAGAAGACTGGGAGTCCCCCTTACCCGCAAGGCCGGTCACAATGCCGAGTCCGGCGAGCTGGTTCTCCCTGAACCCCTCTACCACCGATATCTCCCGCAGACGGATCTCATCCTGGGCAAAAAGCGGGGGATTTCCGACAACCGGGCTGAGAAAAAAGATGGATACCGCGAGCAGTATCAGTTTATATTTCTGTGGTAGTGTCTTCATCAGAACCTGACCTCCCCTTCACCGGGACCTGTAAGCAGGGCGTCAAACCTGCGGCGGGTATGGGTCAGGGTAACCGGCACACGGTCGCCGACTTCGGCACCGCGATTGGTCCTGCCCTCCGCCTCAATAATTAAGCCCTTTCGGGATATGTAGACGGTAATACGGCTTCCCGCCGGAACCCGTTCTCGATCCTTTTCCGGGGTTTTCAGGAATACCACCGGTACCGGGTTATGATCCGGATCTCCGGTCTCGAGAAACCAGCCTGACCCCCGCCTGCCTGGACGAAGGTCCTGTGCCCCGGACAGCGGGATGATATCTGCTTCCGATATGGAGAAACCGTCCCCGCCGTTTCCTGATTCCCGACTGATCAGGGATTCAATTTTTCGTAACAGAGGGCCCAGGGTATGGTTATTTACGGATGAAAAGCCTTCAGGAATCAACCAGATTCCACTGCCGATAAGCGCCCCGGGAAGACCTCCCGGAACAATACCGGAAATACCCTTCTGGCTCAGATAGACAAAGCGCCCTTCCGTCTCGACAGGAAGGGCTTCATCGTACAGTTCATGGGCTGCCGGCACAAGGAAAAGATCCTTTATCCGTACATCTCCTCCGACCCTGACCTGTTCAGCCAGATAGAAGGTTTCCCCGTTCAGTCGACCGATTCCCGCAGTCAGAACCAGCACAATAAGCAGCACGGAAAACCCAGGAAAAACCTTCATATCACAGCATACCCATTCTATCCTGGTATATCAGGATCAGCGCTTGAGGTTGTTGGCAATGCCGAGCATCGAATCGGAAGTCTGGATCGCCTTGGAGTTGAGTTCGTAGGCTCTCTGGGCCACGATCATATTGACCATCTCCTTGACCACCGAAACATTGGACATTTCCAGGAATTTATGGATCGTCTTTCCCATTCCGTCAAATCCGGGACGACTGCCGATGGCGTCCCCCGAGGCATTGGAGACCTTGTAGAGGTTTTCTCCCACCGCCTGGAGACCCGCTGGATTCACGAAGCGGTAGAGTTCAAGCTGTCCGACCTCGATGGGGTCGTCGGACCCCGCCACCTTGGTGGTTACCCGTCCGTCCTGGGAAATGCTGACGCTGTCCCGCACAAAACCCTCGGGCAGGGTCAGGTCCGGCATCAGACGATACCCGTTGGAGTTAACGAACTGCCCCTGTGAATCGATCTTGAAGGAACCGTCCCGGGTATAGCCGTAGGTACCGTCGATCAGGAGGACCCGGAAAAATCCCTCCCCCTGGATTGCAAGGTCGGATACATTGTCCGTAGCCTGCAGAGCCCCCTGGGTATGGAGCTTCTGGGTTGCCGCCACCCGGGTACCGTGACCGACCTGGACGCCTACCGGCACGGTGGTCAGTTCCGTAGCCGGAGTCCCGGCAATGCGGGAGGTCTGGTACAGAAGGTCCTCGAAATCGATCCGGTTCTTCTTGAACCCAGTGGTGTTGACATTGGAAAGGTTGTTGGCAATGGTATCGATATTAAACTGCTGCCCCGTCATTCCCGACGCGGCTGTCCATAATGAACGCATCATGCTGATTTACCTCCTATACCCGCACAGCCTGGTTTATAAGCCGGTCGGACATCTGGTCATGGGCCTGTATGGTCTTCTGGTTTGCCTCATAGGCCCTGTTTACTTCTATCATGCGCACCATCTCGCGCACCGGATTCACGTTGGACCCCTCGAGGAAGCCCTGACGCACCTGGAGTCCGTCATCCACACCGGCGGCGACGGGGTCTCCGGAGAAGCGATCGTTAACCCAGAGACTGTCTCCCTGCTTTTTCAGGTACCTGTCCCGGGGAAAATCCACCAGCTTGAGACGGTCCACAAGCTCGATGTTCTCCCACTCGTTCTCTTCCAGGGAGACAAGACGTTCGGGGTCGTCGGCAAAGGTACTGTTCTGCCAGATCCGGCCCTCCTGGTCGACGACAAAGTTGTTCTTTTTAAGACGGATGATCCCGTTCTCTCCCATCACGGGGAGTCCCTGCTTGTTGACCAGGATTCCTTCCGGGCTTACGTGGAAGGAACCGTTGCGGGTAAAGCGCTCGCCCTGGGGGGTATCGACGGTAAAGAAACCTTTTCCTTCCAGGGCAAGATCGAAGGGATTCTCCGTCTGCTTCAGGGCCCCCTGGGAAAAAACGGTGTAGCTCTCGTTGTACTCCACGCCGGAGCCGAGAGTGCCGATAACCGGCGCCTGGTCCACCGATCCCGGGGGAATGGTAAAGACGCCGTCGTCATTCATTCGTCGCAAAAGGAGTTCCGGAAAGGCCTTGTGTACCGGGGTGTCCTTTTTGTAACCCGTCAAATCCACGTTGGCCAGGTTGTTCGAGATAGCATCAAGGTTGTGCATCTGGGCAATCATGCCGCTGGCGCCGGTATAAATCCCGCGTATCATGGATACCTCCCTCTATACTCCATTATCGAAGGAAGAAGCCCCGATCCTGAGCGCTTTTTACATGAGCTTACTTGCAATAAAACAGGGTGATGGGGTATAAATGCAGGAGCTTAATCAGCAGTGCCAGAATAGCTCAGGGGTAGAGCAACGCTCTCGTAAAGCGTAGGTCGTGAGTTCAAATCTCACTTCTGGCTCGTCAAGGCCTCCCTTCGGGGAGGCTTTTTTATTGCCCTGAAAGGAATTGAGTGATAATCTGCATCTGGATGATCCCTCCTTCCCGGAAAGTTACCGTAAAGAAAAGAACATAAACACTCAGAGGCAGCCGTCGGGGGGGAATACATTTGCGGACAGGCAGGTGATAGTTCAACTTTTCCAATAGAGGATATTATCGACAAACTCGCTCTGTATCATGCCCTCATTGTACAGACAGGACAGGAACGAACGTATGGTAGATCCGACCAGCGCATACTGAGCATAGTCAAGCTGCAGATCATATTCATCGCACACAGTCTTCAGAATCACATCATAATTCTTTGCTTCCTGAAGAATAGACACGATAAAATCTTCTATCCTTTTCACTGCATCCATGTTTAATTGGGCAATTTCACGGATATCCGTTGTAATATCGGCATGGGAAGG
Above is a genomic segment from Marispirochaeta aestuarii containing:
- a CDS encoding flagellar basal body P-ring protein FlgI, producing MKTLPQKYKLILLAVSIFFLSPVVGNPPLFAQDEIRLREISVVEGFRENQLAGLGIVTGLAGKGDSQSSPLMRRFLANMVSNFAEQVSERDIRSKNSAVVLVTADLPAYVQPGERISVRVSSIGDAKSLIGGVLLQTALKGADGAVYAVAQGSIPGISGSSNDTVASLPGGGIMERAVNSRVSENGTVSILLKEPDFSTAAAVSRAIRENSEFEVAFADAARISVRIPEEYAERTVEMIAQLENLSVPPGFTDRVVVNPRTGVVVMGKDVRIGKVAVSYQGLKISIMDDDLYSDKESESFLIEQRPTVEDFVDLLREIGVDTKGLIEILQAVDHAGALYGTLEVM
- the flgF gene encoding flagellar basal-body rod protein FlgF → MIRGIYTGASGMIAQMHNLDAISNNLANVDLTGYKKDTPVHKAFPELLLRRMNDDGVFTIPPGSVDQAPVIGTLGSGVEYNESYTVFSQGALKQTENPFDLALEGKGFFTVDTPQGERFTRNGSFHVSPEGILVNKQGLPVMGENGIIRLKKNNFVVDQEGRIWQNSTFADDPERLVSLEENEWENIELVDRLKLVDFPRDRYLKKQGDSLWVNDRFSGDPVAAGVDDGLQVRQGFLEGSNVNPVREMVRMIEVNRAYEANQKTIQAHDQMSDRLINQAVRV
- the flgG gene encoding flagellar basal-body rod protein FlgG codes for the protein MMRSLWTAASGMTGQQFNIDTIANNLSNVNTTGFKKNRIDFEDLLYQTSRIAGTPATELTTVPVGVQVGHGTRVAATQKLHTQGALQATDNVSDLAIQGEGFFRVLLIDGTYGYTRDGSFKIDSQGQFVNSNGYRLMPDLTLPEGFVRDSVSISQDGRVTTKVAGSDDPIEVGQLELYRFVNPAGLQAVGENLYKVSNASGDAIGSRPGFDGMGKTIHKFLEMSNVSVVKEMVNMIVAQRAYELNSKAIQTSDSMLGIANNLKR